The segment AATAAACCACCCTCAAAAAACTTCAAAGCAAAATTATTATCAGGAATAAGATTTGGTTTTATCTTTAAAAGTTCTAATTTTCGTTTGAAACCGCACTTTTTTGCTTATGCCTTTTATTGGGTTAAATGGTGGATTACCAATGACAAGATTAAATCTCATTGATTGTTTAACCGCATCATTACACCAATCGAAGAAATCTTTATTTTGAATATTTTTTTGACTTAAATCTTTTAATTCAAGGTTATTCCATATTTCTTGAGGAGTTAATTTATCTAATAAAGCAGTTGTTAGACTGAATACACTAACAAGTGTGGCAGTTTTTTTTAAGTCTACACCAAAAATATTGTCTTCCAATATTTCTGAGAAATTTTACTGTCTGGATATTGAATATTATCTCTAGTACTATTATTTATTGCCCACCATTGTAAAAGTCTTTTGAAAGCTGCAACAAGAAAAACACCAGATCCGCATGACGGATCAAAAACTCTAAAAGAATTATCCTTAAAAGTTCGGGTTTATCAAGTGGCATTACTTCATCAATTAGTAGGTTAACTAAATGAATTGGTGTATATACGACGCCTTTCTCTTTGCCTCCTGTATTTCTTACGGACTCAGCTTGAATAAAATTTTCATAAATGGCACTAATTACCTCTGCCGGTAGATGTTTAAAACTGTATTGTTCCCAAATAAAAAGTTGATTGGTTTTCAGATTAATATTTGCTCGAAGAAAATTTGCTAAAAGATTCAAATTAGCATTTGCAATCTGATTTTTTTCAAGTTCAGAAAACTTATCAAATTTTTTCCATTGAATTCATTGGATAAATCATTTAATATCGAAACAAGTAATCCATTTTCAACTACCTCAGCGAATGTTTGTATTTTATGTTTTTTATATAGATTTCTTAAGGTATGCTTGCCCTTATCATCAGTAATATCTTCAAGAAATTTTATTAATATTGAAGTAACTAACAGTTTATCAATAGTCTCAGGTAAAGATTGAGCTCCTGAGAACTCGTAAATTCCTTTCTAACTGTCATTAAATAATCTAGTAGAATATGTATGGACTATTTTTTTCATCTATACTCTCAGTAAAATAAGGCTGTTCCCAAAAAGTACCATTACCAAATAAATATGCTGAAAAACGTTCTTCATTAATACCCTCAATTGTTGAAGTAGAGGCAAGCAATAAATTTTCTAGACTTAAATGCCCATTTTGAACCATCGCAGGTTTCCGAGCATTGATAATATCTGTTCGTGTAGATGATTGGATAATGTAGATTTCGTTTCTCCCTGCACTCCATAAGGCAGCATGCAATTTTATGTGGGCAGGAGTATTAAAGAAACTTTCATCTTTGTAAAATATACATACTGCTGGCTCAGAGCGAACTGGTACATCACTAGCAGTATCGTAATACCTTCTAAATAATATTGCGTCAATTCCTAATTTTTTGGCTTCATTGATATACAAAATTTCAGCATTATTTTTTGCAGCATTTACTTGATTACAAAAAACAAGCCCATTCAGAGCGGTATAGTCCAAAATTTTAGTATCCATAGTTTTGTATTACGGCAAATTTAGTGAAAAGTAAATGTATGATGTTTCCGTTTTCAAGTATATATTTAAAAAATCAAAATGTTTTATTTTTATCAGTATTAATCGTGTCTAAATAAAATTGCAGATCATATAGATAAATAAATTCCGTTGCATCTTGTTCCGGCAATTGAGCCAGTTCTACAAAGTTAATATTTCATAGAATGATTTTTCACCCAAAATGTCTTGCATAATTATATAAACTACATGCAATAAATTCTGATTGTGGCATAGCACAGTAAAGTTTTTAAGTAGACAATCATATCTATTTTTCTTTCGTCTTCATATTCGAAAGGCATAAATTTAAGTTCACTTGCTTTAAGTTAATGTCTTTAAAAACATAAGGTTTGTCCAGACCGGCTCCATTTCATCTATGGATTGTGTAGGTTGTATAAATGCTGTAAACTGCCAGTTTTTGAGTTTAGGTGCTGCATCAACTAATGTTACGACTTGTTCAAAAAACTCCGGGTTTCCACTCCGAAATTACTAATTGAATTGGTTCACTATATTAGCTGGGAACATAAGGATACATTCTAAATCTGTACAGTAATAATGTAAATGTTTGTCAAGCCAAAAGAGAAACATCTTTGGACTTTTGGTTTTTCATTTCTTAAATTTCTCAGGGTGCTTTCGTTGTATTGAATCCATTCCAGAATAGTTATTGTTTTCATAATTGGTTTATTTTCGTTTGTCTAAGTGTTTTGTCATAGGAGATTAAATTACCAGTTCGCGTAATCGCTTCTACTCTTAGGCCGTAATGCATTTCGATTTCTGATGCTGACAAATTGGATGTGATGTGTGTTGGAATCTTTTTACTAATAAAAATGTCGTATCGACTTAAAATAATTTCTGCCATCACATTACATTCATTGCCAAATATTTCAGGTTGTTTCAATACCTAAATCATCAAAGCATATTATTTTAGGGTCACTGTGGTATAATCTACCATTACTGTATTGTGGATAATCTGATATCCGTCCTGGATAAATTCAAAGCTTACATCGCGCAAGGCTTTACAAAAAATTTATGTCTGTTTGGTGATGAATTTCATAAGATTCATTAGTGCGGTTTTTCCACAGCCAACCGGACCAGAAAGTAATATTCCCTTACTCAAATTCACGCCGAATTGATTACAGGCTTGTTCATCCCGAAGGAAATAAGCAATAAGTTTATACACTACCGGGTAGTCAATTTCATATATCTTAAATCCTGGCCAATACAATTCACGACCTTTACTTCGAGCCATGCTATTATTCCTCGTAACTATAATGGCTCTGAATAGTCTTTCCCGTTGAGGTGTTGAATTGTTTTGCGCTGTCTGTTCTTCCATGGTTTATGAATTTAGGTACGTTTAACATCCAGTTCTTTGCTGCAGCTTGCCAGTCAGCCATAGGTGTCTTACCGCCAACCACCAACCGTTACTTTTGAAATAGTTGTAAAACTTATTTGCTTCCAGTTCCGGAAAACTATGTTCTGAGAAAAAAGCTAGAACTTCTTCATAAAGAGGAATGATATCTTTTTCTTTTTTGGCGGAACTTTTTTCTTTTTCTTCTACAAACTCATTTTTAAAAACGGAACGATACTTTCATTTTTTTTGCGAGCTCACCCAAGTTTTCAATGTTTAAATCGTCTTTACTGTTTGTATTGTTTGTATAGTTTATAGAAGGTACTATGCTATTTCATTAACCTGTTCAATACTTGTTTCATCACTTGTACAAAGCTTGTTTACTACTTGTTCATCAACATGTTCAAAATTTGAGGTTGTTTTATCTTTTTTTTGGTGCGGTTTAGGTCTTCTGCAAAATTGAATAAGTAAACGTGGCTGCCTTTATATGGATTAAATGATGGCTCGTATTTTATATAGCTAGAGCATGTAAATTTTTAGGCATTTATGGTAGGTAGCCATGGAACTGATTTTGCTGATGCGCATAATTTCGTCTCTCGAAATGCTTATTGGATGCGGAACTGTTGATATTCCAAAATTGAAATAATGCTATATACAAACTGACATGAGTAGGATTGAGCATTTGTCTTTGGCCACTTTGTCAAAGAATCCGGTTAAGTGTTTGATGTAATTCATAACCGAATTACTTGGCATTAAACAAATTTTGCTCTGAGTTGACCTTGTTAAGCTCTAATACCTTTTCAATGTCTTGATAGGCATAGTATATAGTTCTCCAATTTTGGTATAGGAGAGGGTTTATTAATACGCAAGGTTTGTAGAGTTCCGGGAGAAATGTTGAGTAGTTTTCTAACCTCGGTTGATTTTAACCATTGTTTGGTTTGCTGCTGATTAAGCTGTAATAAATCTTTTAATTCTTTGAGTAATAATACTCTGAATTCATTAAGATCTTCTCTGGTAATAACTTCGATAGCCATAATGTGCGATTTTAAATTGTTATGGCACAAAATTGTTGCTATTGACTTACTTTATTACAGAAGTTGAATTGAAGTTCAGGATTATTTTTTTGAAAAGGTCACAATTTACTGTTTGTAATCCTGCCTTTTTAATTCCTTGATAAAATACAAAGGTGTTAATTCGGTAGCTTTGGTAAAGGCTTCTTTAAATTTTTGAGGTGATTTGAAACCGGCTTCCTCAGTTAATGCTTTGATAGTATAGTTTCTGTATTTAGAATCATTTTTTAACTTGTCGATGATAAACTCAATTCTTAAATCATCAACATATTCAATGTACTTTTTATTGCGGGTTTCAGATATTATCCTTGATGTATAACGTGTATTACAATCCACAATTGCCGCCATTTTACTGAGATTAAAATCTTTGTCGAGATACAGATTACTTTCTTCAAACTTTTCTAATTTTTTGGACACAGCTGCAACTATTTCGGGTTTGATAATTTGTTCACCATCAATGATTTTTTCTTTGATTTCAAGGGGTTTTACTTTCTTTATTTTTTGAGAGATTAAGTTTTTAAATCGCTGTTTTCTAATTTTTCGGCGTTGGTATTGTTTGCAAAATATATAAGTAAATGTAGCAGTCACCAAAAGAAATATAATTCCAAAAATTATATCCAACTTGTTTCGTAGTGAGAGATTCTGTTTTAGTTCTGCGGTAGCATCAGCAATTTTTTTCAGGTCATAATCCCTGTACATATTTTTAGAAAGGTATCTGTAGTTTTACTAACAAAAGTCTCGGCTTCTAAAAGACCGTGTAAATATTTAAGTTGCTCAGTTGTATCTCCTTTAGATTCGTAATACTGAGCCAATAGGTAATAAGCTTCAATCAAATCTTCTTTCATGAACTTATCTTTTTTGAAAGTTTCATCCACCTTCTTGAAGTATGGCACAGCTTTTTCTTTATTGCCTAATTCCCAATAACTTCGACCTAAATACAAGTTTGTAGTTGAGGTATTTGCTATATCATTACTTTGAATGAAATGAGGTAATGATTTATTTAATTTGGAGATTGCATTTTTATAGTTTTTCTTGAAAAATTCGTTTCTTCCCTCGGCATTAGTAAAATATGGGATAATAGTTAGTTCGTCAAGGTTAATGGCTTCACGGTACCCTAAGTCAATTGTAGCTGCAGCCAAGTTGTATTGTTTTGTTTTTATATAACATAAACTAAGTAAATGGAGTGAAAGTAACCTTGGATTACCAGGTTCATGAACCCTAAAATATTCTTCGCATTCTTTTAATAGAGAAATAGATTCATCGTAGAAACCGAGATAATATTTTATTGAGGCAATAGAATATTTGGTTTTGTGAATCAAATATTGATTGTGAGTTTTAGAAATGAATTGGTCCGCAAGGATGTAATTATCCAAAGCTTTTGATTCCTGTTTGAAATGATAGTAAACAATGCCCTTTGTTAAATAGGCTGAACCAATTAGTTCGTTATTACTTGATTTTAAAGCTACTGACATTATACTGTCACAGTAATTTAACCATGTTTTCTTACCAGATTTATACATTACAGTTTTGTATGCTTCAATCACTTTTTCCGGATTATTACCGGCTTTAGCTTTTGACAATATCGAATGACCATAAATTGAGTCCAATTTCTGAGAATCACTATCATTTGAAAGGCGCTCTTTTAAATACTCAATATTTTTACTTTTAAGTGAATCCGGGATAATGAATTGATTTTTTTGGGCAAAACATTTACTAGTTAAAAAGAATACTACTGCAACTGTAATTTGTAAGATTTTCATTTTTAGTTATGTAGGTTAGTAGCTGATTAAAATGAGTGAATATTAAGCATTGTTTATTGAGATTAGAAAAATAGCAAATTAAAGACGAGTGTCAAATAGAAAAATAACCCTACAATGTTAAATGTTTAGATTTCAAGCGTAATAGATTTAACAACAGTGATTT is part of the Flavobacterium phycosphaerae genome and harbors:
- a CDS encoding Eco57I restriction-modification methylase domain-containing protein, with the protein product MEDNIFGVDLKKTATLVSVFSLTTALLDKLTPQEIWNNLELKDLSQKNIQNKDFFDWCNDAVKQSMRFNLVIGNPPFNPIKGISKKVRFQTKIRTFKDKTKSYS
- a CDS encoding DNA-binding protein, which translates into the protein MAIEVITREDLNEFRVLLLKELKDLLQLNQQQTKQWLKSTEVRKLLNISPGTLQTLRINKPSPIPKLENYILCLSRH
- a CDS encoding helix-turn-helix domain-containing protein; the protein is MYRDYDLKKIADATAELKQNLSLRNKLDIIFGIIFLLVTATFTYIFCKQYQRRKIRKQRFKNLISQKIKKVKPLEIKEKIIDGEQIIKPEIVAAVSKKLEKFEESNLYLDKDFNLSKMAAIVDCNTRYTSRIISETRNKKYIEYVDDLRIEFIIDKLKNDSKYRNYTIKALTEEAGFKSPQKFKEAFTKATELTPLYFIKELKRQDYKQ
- a CDS encoding tetratricopeptide repeat protein, producing the protein MKILQITVAVVFFLTSKCFAQKNQFIIPDSLKSKNIEYLKERLSNDSDSQKLDSIYGHSILSKAKAGNNPEKVIEAYKTVMYKSGKKTWLNYCDSIMSVALKSSNNELIGSAYLTKGIVYYHFKQESKALDNYILADQFISKTHNQYLIHKTKYSIASIKYYLGFYDESISLLKECEEYFRVHEPGNPRLLSLHLLSLCYIKTKQYNLAAATIDLGYREAINLDELTIIPYFTNAEGRNEFFKKNYKNAISKLNKSLPHFIQSNDIANTSTTNLYLGRSYWELGNKEKAVPYFKKVDETFKKDKFMKEDLIEAYYLLAQYYESKGDTTEQLKYLHGLLEAETFVSKTTDTFLKICTGIMT